TTTGATCTCATTTCGATATCGGAGGCAATAAAGCAGAGTTATGCATCTAAAGGCTTACTTGTCGATGTTCGGTCAGAAGAAGCATTTAAAAAGGGACATTTGCCGATGGCGGTAAATATTCCTTTTACAGATATTATGAAAGAAAAGTTTGATATAGAGGCAGATTTTAATGTAGAAAAAGAACAGCCGGTTTTCGTATATTGTGATACAGGTTCCACAAGTATACTGGCAGCGAGAAAGTTGGATTCTATGGGAATTCACGCATATAATGTCGTTGGCGGGATTATGTTTTATAAAGGATATCTGGAAAAAGAGAAGAATGACTTATGGACGATGGTGCGTACTTCTTGACACAGAAACATTTCCTAAGTACAATTATAACTATTAAGAAATATTTTTTAAAGATAAAAAGTGTATCTATATGAAGTTAAAAGAAAGATATAAAGAAAAATATAAAGAAACATATAATGAAAAGATACAGTTAATGGAGGAAAGATGGGCAACAGATATGAATTTATAGCACCTTGTCATTTTGGACTTGAGGCAGTATGTAAGAGAGAAATCGCTGATCTGGGATACGAGATTGTGAAGGTGGAAGATGGAAAGGTAACGTTTGCCGGAGATATGGAAGCCTTAGTAAGAGCGAATATCTTCTTGAGAACAACCCAGCGAATTCTTTTAAAAGTGGCAGAATTTAAGGCTGTAACTTTTGAGGAACTGTTCCAGAATGTCAAGAAAGTTCCATGGGAAGAGTATTTCCCATCAGATGCAAGATTCTGGGTAACAAAGGCAACTTCCGTAAAGAGTAAGTTATTTAGCCCTTCGGATATTCAGTCTATCGTAAAAAAAGCGATGGTTGAGCGAATGAAGGAACATTATCATATTAACTGGTTTGAAGAGGATGGAGAAGATTATCCGGTTCGAGTGATTATTTATAAGGATGTTGTGACGATCGGACTTGATACTTCCGGAGAAAGTCTTCACAAAAGAGGTTACCGCCGTATGGTAAGTAAGGCACCAATCGAGGAAACACTGGCTGCAGCACTTATTAAACTTACCCCTTGGAACAAGAATCGTATTCTTGTAGACCCGTTTTGCGGAAGTGGAACATTCCCTATCGAGGCAGCAATGATGGGAGCGAATATCGCACCAGGAATGCATCGGGAATTTCAGGCACAGAAGTGGGAGAATATTGTATCTCCGAAGCTTTTTGCAAGAGGATTCGAAGAAGCAGAATCCTTGGTAGATTTAAGTGTGGAGATGGACATTCAGGGATACGATATTGATCCACAGATTGTAAAAGCGGCAAGAGAGAATGCGAAGCGAGCCGGTGTGGATGGACTCATTCATTTTCAGCAGCGACCAGTTCATCATTTAAGTCATCCAAAGAAGTACGGATTTGTTATTACGAATCCTCCTTACGG
This Anaerobutyricum hallii DNA region includes the following protein-coding sequences:
- a CDS encoding rhodanese-like domain-containing protein — translated: MFDLISISEAIKQSYASKGLLVDVRSEEAFKKGHLPMAVNIPFTDIMKEKFDIEADFNVEKEQPVFVYCDTGSTSILAARKLDSMGIHAYNVVGGIMFYKGYLEKEKNDLWTMVRTS
- a CDS encoding THUMP domain-containing class I SAM-dependent RNA methyltransferase gives rise to the protein MGNRYEFIAPCHFGLEAVCKREIADLGYEIVKVEDGKVTFAGDMEALVRANIFLRTTQRILLKVAEFKAVTFEELFQNVKKVPWEEYFPSDARFWVTKATSVKSKLFSPSDIQSIVKKAMVERMKEHYHINWFEEDGEDYPVRVIIYKDVVTIGLDTSGESLHKRGYRRMVSKAPIEETLAAALIKLTPWNKNRILVDPFCGSGTFPIEAAMMGANIAPGMHREFQAQKWENIVSPKLFARGFEEAESLVDLSVEMDIQGYDIDPQIVKAARENAKRAGVDGLIHFQQRPVHHLSHPKKYGFVITNPPYGERLEEKEDLPALYRDMGKAFAGLDGWSEYVITAYEDAERYIGKKAAKNRKIYNGMMKTYFYMFPGPKPPRRKKPEQSEA